One Microlunatus soli genomic window carries:
- a CDS encoding class I SAM-dependent methyltransferase, with the protein MADHYFTNSPGAGKNRQTTEATIWGTDYALITASGVFARHGLDIATAVLLRSCDPPTDASRLADVGCGYGPIAIALADHCPRATVDAVDVNDAALTLCQENAAAAGVADRVVPLRPEAADPDARYDEIWSNPPIRIGKQALHELLMEWLPRLVPDGVMRMVVGKNLGADSLQTWLTEQGYPCERVASAKGFRVLVAHRSDRH; encoded by the coding sequence ATGGCCGACCATTACTTCACCAATTCCCCTGGCGCCGGCAAGAACCGGCAGACCACCGAGGCGACGATCTGGGGTACCGACTACGCGTTGATCACCGCCAGCGGCGTCTTCGCCCGCCATGGGTTGGACATTGCCACCGCCGTCCTGTTGCGGTCCTGCGACCCGCCGACCGATGCGAGCCGGCTGGCCGACGTCGGCTGCGGCTACGGTCCGATCGCCATCGCCTTGGCCGACCACTGCCCTCGGGCGACGGTCGACGCGGTCGACGTCAACGACGCCGCCTTGACGCTGTGCCAGGAGAATGCGGCCGCAGCCGGTGTCGCCGACCGGGTCGTCCCCCTCCGTCCCGAGGCAGCCGATCCCGATGCGCGCTACGACGAGATCTGGTCCAATCCGCCGATCCGGATCGGCAAGCAGGCGCTGCACGAGCTACTGATGGAATGGCTCCCCCGGCTGGTCCCGGACGGTGTGATGCGGATGGTGGTCGGCAAGAATCTCGGCGCCGATTCGCTCCAGACCTGGCTCACCGAGCAGGGCTACCCGTGCGAACGGGTCGCCAGCGCCAAGGGTTTCCGGGTTCTCGTCGCGCACCGGTCGGATCGTCACTGA
- a CDS encoding ATP-dependent DNA ligase: MSTGPETPPTVLPPPVLPRGPVALDRLVTAWRDLGATRSRNAKRDIIAGVLTETGTDDVRTVVSYLSGSLRQRRTGIGWRTVQQLPEPADTPTLTVAAVDAELAGIAELSGPGSAGRRQQRVAALFARATAQEQQLLRGLIFGELRQGALESAVQDGLAAAYGVPRQLVARAAMLLGSTADAAEQLSTGGESALRAVQLAVGVAVQPMLAASAPDTAAAIGKTGPSVVVDAKLDGVRVQVHKDGPTVKIYSRSLDEITDRMPQIVAAVAALPHDQLVLDGEALALRPDGTPEAFQEIASSAATRAEQGQQRLPLRAYFFDLLRIGDHDLLDEPLQQRDATMTEMLPAELLVPRLRTEQPEEVESFYRDVVEQGFEGVVIKNPTSGYAAGRRDAGWIKVKPRHTFDLVVTAAEWGHGRRRGWLSNLHLAARDERTGGLVMLGKTFKGLTDEMLTWQTQRFLELETGRTTGVVSLRPEVVVEIACDGLQTSPRYPGGVALRFARVLRYREDKTPDQADTIDTVKRLLVSSPRNPSHNSNA, encoded by the coding sequence ATGAGTACCGGACCGGAGACGCCCCCAACCGTGTTGCCCCCGCCTGTGTTGCCGAGGGGCCCGGTGGCGCTGGACCGTCTGGTGACCGCCTGGCGGGACCTCGGCGCAACCCGGTCGCGCAACGCCAAGCGGGACATCATCGCCGGCGTGTTGACCGAGACCGGGACCGACGACGTCCGGACGGTGGTGAGCTATCTGTCCGGCTCGCTGCGCCAGCGACGGACCGGCATCGGATGGCGGACCGTACAGCAGCTCCCGGAGCCGGCTGACACGCCGACGCTGACCGTGGCAGCGGTGGACGCCGAGCTGGCCGGGATCGCCGAGCTGTCCGGCCCCGGATCGGCGGGCCGGAGGCAGCAGCGGGTCGCCGCCCTGTTCGCTCGCGCGACGGCCCAGGAGCAGCAGTTGCTGCGCGGTCTGATCTTCGGCGAGCTGCGCCAGGGTGCGCTGGAGTCGGCGGTCCAGGACGGGTTGGCCGCGGCGTACGGGGTGCCGCGGCAGCTGGTGGCCCGGGCTGCGATGCTGCTCGGGTCGACCGCCGACGCCGCCGAACAGCTGTCGACCGGTGGCGAGAGCGCTTTGCGGGCGGTGCAGTTGGCCGTCGGGGTTGCGGTGCAGCCGATGCTGGCCGCCAGTGCGCCGGACACCGCTGCCGCGATCGGCAAGACCGGGCCGTCGGTCGTCGTCGATGCCAAGCTGGACGGGGTCCGGGTGCAGGTCCACAAGGACGGCCCGACCGTCAAGATCTACAGCCGCAGCCTGGACGAGATCACCGACCGGATGCCGCAGATCGTCGCCGCCGTCGCCGCGTTGCCGCATGATCAACTCGTGCTCGACGGAGAGGCGCTGGCGCTGCGTCCCGACGGCACTCCGGAGGCCTTCCAGGAGATCGCGTCCAGCGCGGCCACCAGAGCAGAGCAGGGACAGCAGCGGTTGCCGTTGCGGGCCTACTTCTTCGACCTGCTCCGGATCGGTGATCATGATCTGTTGGACGAACCGCTGCAGCAGCGGGACGCCACCATGACCGAGATGCTGCCGGCCGAGCTGTTGGTGCCGCGGCTGCGGACCGAGCAGCCCGAGGAGGTCGAATCCTTCTACCGTGATGTCGTCGAGCAGGGCTTCGAAGGTGTGGTGATCAAGAACCCGACCTCGGGCTATGCCGCCGGCAGGCGGGACGCGGGCTGGATCAAGGTGAAGCCGCGGCACACCTTCGACCTGGTGGTCACCGCCGCCGAGTGGGGCCACGGCCGGCGCCGCGGCTGGCTGTCCAACTTGCATCTGGCCGCGCGTGACGAGCGGACCGGGGGACTGGTGATGCTCGGCAAGACGTTCAAGGGGCTGACCGATGAGATGTTGACCTGGCAGACCCAACGATTCCTGGAACTGGAGACCGGCCGGACCACCGGCGTCGTCTCACTGCGGCCGGAGGTGGTCGTCGAGATCGCCTGCGACGGACTGCAGACCTCGCCGCGCTACCCCGGTGGGGTGGCGCTGCGGTTCGCCCGGGTGTTGCGCTACCGGGAGGACAAGACCCCCGATCAGGCGGACACGATCGACACCGTGAAACGGCTGCTAGTGTCCAGCCCTCGAAATCCGTCACATAATTCGAACGCCTGA
- a CDS encoding ABC transporter substrate-binding protein: MTLPSDPIHPGEGDNASPFEVTAASTPSTNRRRFLALGGLAVGAVMTTGVAAGCGTAQTGNSSGKGSAGAAGRKGAAGDTFFIAGFQWDPPKSFNPLNPSPTWPAGMGQSQLIFESLVRFNMLDGSLQPGLGKELKEVDKRTLEVPLQDGTKWQDGEDLTADDVKFTFDLGKKESVSYSNVWEYLQEVKVVDDRTVQFIAKAKPLNLLAIKNAIAGTTILPQHKFEAAAAKGKAAAETYLEDPVGSGPFKVKLADQTQVVLTRFDGYWGKTVFGTPPMKTITHPIFKSNQDGDLKLESGEIDASQQFTAQIWKMWEDKKKPVGTWLKEKPYYLPGNIPLLQINVKKKGLSDPKVRLAIAYAIDTPNIVATAMSSYSDVPKASLILPTGFEEKYFDNDGVEAEGWKYDPEKAKSILEDDLGATKGSDGIYKLKDGTRLGPYTLITPTGWTDWNTACEIAAKSLKAVGIEVKTQFPQAANVTTNVQNGNFDMACWSASGVSPASPWSRLRDVLDDRVGAAIGKTAFANYTRFSHPDIAGLLDDAAEAADDEARKKAYAGIEKIYRQEVPVIPLMYRPLEFYEFNESTWTNFPTEKNPYAPPQWGGAGIAWMFKIKKAGS; the protein is encoded by the coding sequence ATGACGTTACCCAGCGACCCGATCCATCCGGGGGAAGGCGACAACGCGTCGCCGTTCGAGGTCACCGCTGCCAGCACACCGTCGACGAACCGTCGCCGATTCCTCGCGTTGGGCGGCCTGGCCGTGGGCGCGGTGATGACGACCGGGGTCGCAGCCGGTTGTGGCACAGCACAGACCGGCAACAGCAGCGGCAAGGGCTCGGCCGGCGCGGCGGGGCGCAAGGGTGCGGCCGGTGACACCTTCTTCATCGCCGGCTTCCAGTGGGATCCGCCGAAGTCGTTCAACCCGCTCAACCCGTCGCCGACCTGGCCGGCCGGGATGGGGCAGAGTCAGTTGATCTTCGAGTCCCTGGTCCGGTTCAACATGCTGGACGGCAGCCTGCAGCCCGGCCTGGGCAAGGAACTGAAGGAAGTCGACAAGCGGACCTTGGAGGTCCCGCTGCAGGACGGCACCAAGTGGCAGGACGGTGAGGATCTCACCGCCGACGACGTCAAGTTCACCTTCGACCTGGGCAAGAAGGAATCGGTCTCCTACTCCAACGTCTGGGAGTACCTGCAGGAGGTCAAGGTCGTCGACGACCGGACCGTGCAGTTCATCGCCAAGGCCAAACCGCTCAATCTGCTGGCGATCAAGAACGCCATTGCCGGCACCACCATCCTGCCCCAGCACAAGTTCGAGGCAGCTGCCGCCAAGGGCAAGGCGGCCGCCGAGACCTACCTGGAGGACCCGGTCGGCAGCGGACCGTTCAAGGTCAAGCTGGCCGATCAGACCCAGGTCGTGCTGACCCGGTTCGACGGCTACTGGGGCAAGACCGTCTTCGGTACGCCGCCGATGAAGACGATCACGCACCCGATCTTCAAGAGCAACCAGGACGGCGACCTGAAGCTGGAGAGCGGTGAGATCGACGCCAGCCAGCAGTTCACCGCGCAGATCTGGAAGATGTGGGAGGACAAGAAGAAGCCGGTCGGCACCTGGCTGAAGGAGAAGCCCTACTACCTGCCCGGCAACATCCCGCTGCTGCAGATCAACGTCAAGAAGAAGGGCCTGAGCGACCCGAAGGTCCGACTGGCGATCGCCTACGCCATCGACACCCCGAACATCGTGGCCACCGCGATGTCGTCCTATTCCGATGTCCCCAAGGCCAGCCTGATCCTGCCGACCGGCTTCGAGGAGAAGTATTTCGACAACGACGGTGTGGAGGCCGAGGGTTGGAAGTACGACCCGGAGAAGGCGAAGTCGATCCTGGAAGATGATCTTGGCGCCACCAAGGGCAGCGACGGGATCTACAAGCTCAAGGACGGCACCCGGCTCGGCCCGTACACCTTGATCACGCCGACCGGCTGGACCGACTGGAACACCGCCTGCGAGATCGCCGCCAAGAGCCTGAAGGCCGTCGGCATCGAGGTCAAGACCCAGTTCCCGCAGGCCGCCAACGTGACCACCAATGTGCAGAACGGCAACTTCGACATGGCCTGCTGGAGCGCGTCCGGCGTCAGCCCGGCCAGTCCCTGGAGCCGACTCCGCGACGTGCTGGACGATCGGGTCGGCGCCGCGATCGGCAAGACCGCCTTTGCCAACTACACCCGCTTCTCCCATCCCGACATCGCGGGCCTGCTGGACGATGCGGCCGAAGCGGCCGACGACGAGGCTCGCAAGAAGGCCTACGCCGGGATCGAGAAGATCTACCGGCAGGAGGTGCCGGTGATCCCGTTGATGTACCGCCCGTTGGAGTTCTACGAGTTCAACGAGTCCACCTGGACCAACTTCCCGACCGAGAAGAACCCGTACGCACCGCCGCAGTGGGGTGGCGCCGGGATCGCCTGGATGTTCAAGATCAAGAAGGCCGGAAGCTGA
- a CDS encoding calcium-binding protein, protein MVVGLLITVPYTAITIAPAQAAATCNGQTVTQTVTRDAGSTGTDYGTDGDDVVLLNGTGEHDYDAKGGDDTICADVQDYSWIRGGDGDDWISARNAGSIVNMLGEAGDDVLKGSDSQLHGLGDYLVGGAGSDRITGGDGPDRIHGTISDTSDKVWAGPGDDTVHVPIAAAADFDLNGESGHDTLDLRAVDGATPRLDLTSKTITDGSGSFSGFQHYEVSGRLDVDGSEKPDHLTLVCTEEPSTINGNGGDDRIDVLKYGEGGDPTLDDQCGGHVINAGNGDDLVRLLAAASDVKVTLGPGADTATIYSGRRTTVAGGAGDDLFKVRSKIDGVPEAERAVPIDTTLTGGADDDTLSWDCESRANVADRRLACVGNPAKAGFGGMQIYRASRHDDVFRGGENRDTFYGGAGDDIMYGERGRDRLIGGSDTDRADGGPADDYCEAESKVRC, encoded by the coding sequence TTGGTAGTCGGCTTGTTGATCACCGTGCCGTACACGGCGATCACGATCGCCCCCGCCCAGGCCGCCGCAACCTGCAACGGCCAGACCGTGACCCAGACGGTGACCCGGGACGCGGGATCGACCGGCACCGACTACGGCACCGACGGAGATGACGTCGTCCTGCTGAACGGTACGGGGGAGCACGACTACGACGCCAAGGGCGGCGACGACACCATCTGTGCCGACGTCCAGGACTACAGCTGGATCCGCGGCGGCGACGGCGACGACTGGATCTCGGCCCGGAACGCCGGTTCGATCGTCAACATGCTCGGCGAAGCCGGCGACGACGTCCTGAAGGGTTCCGACAGCCAGCTGCACGGACTCGGCGACTACCTGGTCGGCGGCGCAGGATCGGATCGGATCACCGGGGGCGACGGCCCGGACCGGATCCACGGCACCATCTCCGACACCAGCGACAAGGTCTGGGCCGGACCCGGCGATGACACCGTCCATGTCCCGATCGCCGCGGCGGCCGACTTCGACCTGAACGGCGAATCGGGTCACGACACGCTCGACCTCCGGGCCGTCGACGGCGCGACACCACGACTGGACCTGACGTCGAAGACCATCACCGACGGCAGCGGTTCCTTCTCCGGATTCCAGCACTACGAGGTGTCCGGACGATTGGACGTCGACGGCAGTGAGAAGCCCGATCACCTGACCTTGGTGTGTACCGAGGAGCCGAGCACGATCAACGGCAACGGCGGAGACGACCGGATCGACGTGCTGAAGTACGGCGAGGGCGGCGATCCGACGCTCGACGACCAGTGCGGCGGCCATGTGATCAACGCCGGCAACGGCGACGATCTGGTCCGACTGCTGGCGGCAGCCAGCGACGTCAAGGTCACACTCGGGCCGGGAGCCGACACCGCAACCATCTACTCAGGGCGGAGGACCACCGTCGCCGGCGGCGCCGGCGACGACCTGTTCAAGGTGCGGAGCAAGATCGACGGCGTCCCGGAGGCCGAACGGGCGGTGCCCATCGACACCACCCTGACCGGCGGTGCGGATGACGACACGCTGAGTTGGGATTGTGAGTCGCGGGCGAATGTGGCCGATCGGCGTTTGGCGTGCGTAGGCAACCCGGCCAAGGCGGGCTTCGGTGGGATGCAGATCTATCGGGCGAGTCGGCACGACGATGTGTTCCGCGGCGGGGAGAATCGCGACACCTTCTACGGTGGTGCCGGTGACGACATCATGTACGGCGAGCGGGGGCGGGATCGGTTGATCGGCGGCAGCGATACCGATCGGGCCGACGGTGGTCCGGCTGATGATTACTGTGAGGCGGAGAGCAAGGTCCGCTGCTGA
- a CDS encoding MFS transporter, producing MSVDHPAGVRPAQARGPRQIIAASIGNLAEWYDWYVYSFLTAYFAPQIFPGHDRLAQTLSSFAVFAVGFFLRPIGGLVVGALADRWGRRNTLTLTILAMGAASLIIAVVPTYSSIGIGAPIILVFARLVSGLSIGGEFAANTTFLVESAPEGRRGFYSSFQYVSTTIGQLIASGLSAILVGTLSDDAMNSWGWRIGFVVGGLIALVGLWIRRSAVETHAPSAERRPGLFEAIVRYPKQSLMIIGVTVAGTISYYTWTTYLPNYAEQNKFDPGKALIISTISLAFFTLLQPVAGALSDRIGRKPLLIIFSGAFALGIVPALALIRSGPSFAGYLAISLLGMILLSGFTSISAAVNAEIIPGHVRAAGIGFPYSLTVALFGGTAPVIGTAMAKAGHAGLFGWWVAVLCVVSLVVYLIMPETHRRPLQE from the coding sequence ATGAGCGTTGACCATCCCGCCGGCGTCCGTCCGGCGCAGGCCCGGGGACCGCGGCAGATCATCGCCGCGTCCATCGGCAACCTCGCCGAGTGGTACGACTGGTACGTCTACAGCTTCCTGACCGCCTACTTCGCCCCGCAGATCTTCCCCGGGCACGACCGGTTGGCGCAGACGCTGAGTTCGTTCGCGGTGTTCGCCGTCGGCTTCTTCCTGCGCCCGATCGGCGGCCTGGTCGTCGGGGCACTGGCCGATCGCTGGGGCCGGCGGAACACGCTGACCCTGACGATCCTGGCGATGGGTGCGGCCAGCCTGATCATCGCGGTGGTGCCGACCTATTCCTCGATCGGGATCGGAGCCCCGATCATCCTGGTCTTCGCCCGGCTGGTGTCCGGGTTGTCGATCGGCGGCGAGTTCGCGGCCAACACCACCTTCCTGGTGGAGTCGGCCCCGGAGGGCAGGCGTGGCTTCTACTCCTCCTTCCAGTACGTCTCCACCACCATCGGGCAGCTGATCGCGTCCGGGTTGTCGGCGATCCTGGTCGGCACCCTCAGCGACGACGCGATGAACAGTTGGGGCTGGCGGATCGGCTTCGTGGTCGGCGGCCTGATCGCCCTGGTCGGCCTGTGGATTCGCCGCAGCGCGGTCGAGACCCACGCTCCCAGCGCCGAACGCCGGCCGGGTCTGTTCGAGGCGATCGTCCGCTACCCGAAACAGTCGCTGATGATCATCGGCGTCACCGTCGCCGGCACCATCAGCTACTACACCTGGACGACCTACCTGCCCAACTACGCCGAGCAGAACAAGTTCGACCCGGGCAAGGCGTTGATCATCTCGACGATCTCGCTGGCCTTCTTCACCCTGCTGCAGCCGGTGGCCGGTGCGCTCAGCGACCGGATCGGCCGCAAGCCGCTGTTGATCATCTTTTCCGGCGCGTTCGCGCTCGGAATCGTCCCGGCGCTGGCGTTGATCAGGTCGGGACCGTCGTTCGCCGGCTATCTCGCGATCAGCCTGCTCGGGATGATTCTGCTCAGTGGCTTCACGTCGATCAGCGCCGCCGTCAATGCCGAGATCATTCCCGGTCACGTCCGCGCGGCAGGGATCGGTTTCCCGTACTCGCTGACCGTCGCACTCTTCGGCGGCACCGCGCCGGTGATCGGCACCGCGATGGCCAAGGCCGGCCATGCCGGCCTCTTCGGCTGGTGGGTGGCGGTGCTCTGTGTGGTCTCGCTGGTGGTCTATCTGATCATGCCGGAGACCCATCGGCGTCCGTTGCAGGAGTGA
- a CDS encoding GlsB/YeaQ/YmgE family stress response membrane protein: MTIVFYIVLGLIAGAIAKLVLPGRQGGGIIATIILGIIGALVGGFLGNLIIHGKLSFALSGNWIWSLLTAVVGSIVVLLIYGVIRRRSAAE, encoded by the coding sequence GTGACCATCGTCTTCTACATCGTGCTCGGGCTGATCGCCGGGGCGATCGCCAAGCTGGTCCTCCCCGGACGGCAGGGCGGCGGCATCATCGCCACGATCATCCTCGGCATCATCGGCGCCCTGGTTGGCGGCTTCCTCGGCAATCTGATCATCCACGGGAAGCTGAGCTTCGCGCTGAGTGGCAACTGGATCTGGTCTCTGCTGACGGCCGTCGTCGGGTCGATCGTCGTACTGCTGATCTACGGCGTGATCCGGCGACGGAGCGCGGCCGAATAG
- a CDS encoding ABC transporter ATP-binding protein yields MITEHDLGLPGEHPSPSQGGPPHTDPAALDLRGLVKTFGSKRAVGGLDLRVPAGRLFGLVGPNGAGKTTTLSMATGLLRPDAGRALVLGHDVWSDPPAAKALMGVLPDGLRLFDRLSGRELLRYVGRLRGVSEDDIEVRSTELLAALGLTDDAGQLVVDYSAGMTKKIGLACALIHAPRLLILDEPFEAVDPVSGEGIRGILRNYVRSGGTVVLSSHVMELVESLCDSLAVVAGGQVLAAGTLDEVRAGSSLQQRFLELVGGPALQAQRTSGSEALSWLR; encoded by the coding sequence ATGATCACAGAGCACGACCTGGGCCTGCCCGGCGAACACCCGAGCCCGTCACAAGGCGGCCCGCCGCACACCGACCCGGCGGCCCTCGATCTCCGCGGATTGGTGAAGACCTTCGGCAGCAAACGGGCCGTCGGCGGGCTCGACCTCCGAGTGCCGGCCGGTCGGCTCTTCGGCCTGGTCGGACCGAACGGCGCCGGCAAGACCACCACGCTCTCGATGGCCACCGGCCTGCTCCGGCCCGACGCCGGCCGGGCCCTGGTGCTCGGCCACGACGTCTGGAGCGATCCGCCGGCTGCCAAGGCGTTGATGGGCGTGCTGCCCGACGGGCTGCGGCTGTTCGACCGACTGAGCGGTCGGGAACTGCTGCGCTACGTCGGTCGGCTGCGCGGGGTGTCGGAGGACGACATCGAGGTCCGGTCGACCGAACTGCTGGCCGCACTCGGGCTGACCGACGATGCCGGCCAACTCGTCGTCGACTATTCGGCCGGCATGACGAAGAAGATCGGATTGGCCTGTGCGCTGATCCATGCGCCACGGTTGTTGATCTTGGACGAACCGTTCGAGGCGGTCGACCCGGTTTCCGGCGAAGGGATCCGCGGGATCCTGCGCAACTACGTCCGCAGCGGCGGCACCGTCGTGCTGTCCAGCCACGTGATGGAACTGGTGGAGAGCCTGTGCGACAGCCTCGCCGTCGTCGCCGGCGGTCAGGTGTTGGCTGCCGGGACCTTGGACGAGGTCCGCGCCGGATCCTCGCTGCAACAGCGGTTCCTCGAACTCGTCGGGGGACCGGCCCTGCAGGCCCAACGGACGAGTGGCTCCGAAGCCCTCTCCTGGCTGCGGTGA
- a CDS encoding superoxide dismutase — MAAYELPDLPYDYGALEPHISGKIMELHHDKHHATYVKAVNTALDQLAEARDKNSLGTVAGLEKALAFNLGGHVNHSVFWPNLSPDGGDKPTGELGQAIDEFFGSFDGFRAHFEATATTIMGSGWAILAWDSLGQRLNIVQLYDQQGNLPIAQVPIVLLDMWEHAFYLDYQNVKPDYVKAWWNVVNWADAQERFTRATQQTKGLIIPN, encoded by the coding sequence ATGGCTGCCTACGAGCTTCCCGATCTGCCGTACGACTACGGAGCACTCGAGCCCCATATCTCGGGCAAGATCATGGAACTCCACCATGACAAGCACCACGCCACCTACGTGAAGGCGGTCAACACCGCCCTGGACCAACTCGCCGAAGCCCGCGACAAGAACAGTCTGGGCACCGTCGCCGGCCTGGAGAAGGCCCTGGCCTTCAACCTCGGCGGCCACGTCAACCACTCCGTCTTCTGGCCCAACCTCTCCCCCGACGGCGGCGACAAGCCCACCGGCGAACTCGGCCAGGCCATCGACGAGTTCTTCGGCTCCTTCGACGGCTTCCGCGCCCACTTCGAAGCCACCGCCACCACCATCATGGGATCGGGCTGGGCCATCCTGGCCTGGGACAGCCTCGGCCAACGACTCAACATCGTCCAGCTCTACGACCAGCAGGGCAACCTGCCCATCGCCCAGGTCCCGATCGTGCTGCTGGACATGTGGGAACACGCCTTCTACCTGGACTACCAAAACGTCAAGCCCGACTACGTCAAGGCCTGGTGGAACGTGGTCAACTGGGCCGACGCCCAAGAACGCTTCACCCGCGCCACCCAACAGACCAAGGGCCTGATCATCCCCAACTGA
- a CDS encoding helix-turn-helix transcriptional regulator: MTIKVALVNDYEVIVRGLANMLRNYTSKIDIVELDANREVSTPVDIVLYDTFGDIAGHRQINDLLANPAVRRVAVYVWNFGPIRAKDAIRRGASGYLSKRLPAAQLVDSLIQIHHGRTVVVDATPVGGRTAGSADWPGREEGLTEREAEMLALITRGLSNAEIADVTGLSPNSIKSYIRSCYRRIDVSNRANAVRWGVRHGFEPDHVRVVQPDVG, encoded by the coding sequence ATGACGATCAAGGTCGCCCTGGTCAACGACTATGAGGTCATTGTTCGTGGACTGGCAAACATGCTGCGCAACTACACGTCCAAGATCGATATCGTCGAGCTGGACGCCAACCGGGAGGTCTCGACCCCGGTCGACATCGTCCTCTACGACACGTTCGGCGACATCGCCGGGCACCGTCAGATCAATGACCTGCTGGCCAATCCAGCAGTTCGTCGAGTCGCTGTCTACGTGTGGAACTTCGGTCCGATCCGGGCCAAGGACGCGATCCGGCGGGGTGCGAGCGGCTATCTGTCCAAGCGGCTGCCGGCCGCTCAGTTGGTCGATTCACTGATCCAGATCCACCACGGCCGTACCGTCGTCGTCGACGCGACACCTGTCGGCGGGAGGACCGCCGGAAGCGCCGACTGGCCGGGGCGAGAGGAAGGTCTTACCGAACGGGAGGCCGAGATGCTCGCCCTGATCACCCGCGGCCTGAGCAATGCCGAGATCGCCGATGTGACGGGTCTGTCACCGAATTCGATCAAGAGCTATATCCGGAGTTGCTACCGGCGGATCGACGTCAGCAATCGGGCCAACGCCGTTCGCTGGGGTGTTCGCCACGGGTTCGAACCTGATCATGTCCGGGTCGTGCAGCCGGATGTCGGATGA
- a CDS encoding macrolide family glycosyltransferase — protein MHIGFLSFPGHGHVNPTLPIVEELVRRGHRVSYAITEEFVAAVEGAGATALTIPGSPIPAMRGTDPARMAGRMQTMIDDALAAFEPVAAAWSADPVDAICYDNMFSTAPMLIEKLDVPGIAYNPSYASNERYSPRQAMMSGFAGQDGGPERFARMRELIGAASGRVAAFAEQQGVTPPAFFDATPEALNLVFIPKAFQPQADTFDDRFVFVGPDLGSRADDDWRPAESDRPLLFISLGTAFNDRPEFFRSCIEAFGGGRWQVAMAIGRATEVDDLGEIPDNFEIRPYFPQPAVLRHADVFVSHTGMNSTMEALASGVPLVAVPQMPEQQMNAQQVDDLGLGRRLDTETVTAEQLRDAVTAVADDPQLRARVADFATDLARAGGATAAVDAIETHLSVPAPV, from the coding sequence ATGCACATCGGCTTTCTGAGCTTCCCCGGACACGGCCACGTCAACCCCACCCTCCCCATCGTCGAGGAGTTGGTGCGCCGTGGCCATCGGGTCAGCTATGCCATCACCGAAGAATTCGTGGCCGCCGTCGAGGGAGCCGGCGCCACAGCTCTGACCATCCCGGGGAGCCCGATCCCGGCGATGCGTGGCACCGATCCGGCCCGGATGGCCGGTCGGATGCAGACCATGATCGACGATGCGTTGGCCGCCTTCGAACCGGTGGCCGCTGCCTGGTCGGCCGACCCGGTCGATGCCATCTGTTACGACAACATGTTCAGCACCGCTCCGATGCTGATCGAAAAGCTGGACGTGCCCGGGATCGCCTACAACCCGTCGTACGCGTCCAACGAACGCTACTCGCCGCGGCAGGCGATGATGAGCGGCTTCGCCGGCCAGGACGGCGGCCCGGAACGCTTCGCCCGGATGCGTGAGCTCATCGGGGCGGCGTCCGGAAGGGTCGCGGCGTTCGCCGAACAGCAGGGGGTGACGCCGCCGGCGTTCTTCGACGCCACCCCGGAGGCGTTGAACCTGGTCTTCATCCCGAAGGCGTTCCAGCCGCAGGCCGACACCTTCGACGATCGATTCGTCTTCGTCGGCCCCGACCTGGGCAGCCGGGCCGACGACGACTGGCGTCCTGCGGAGTCGGACCGGCCGCTGCTGTTCATCTCGCTCGGTACGGCGTTCAACGATCGCCCGGAGTTCTTCCGGTCCTGCATCGAGGCCTTCGGCGGCGGGCGCTGGCAGGTGGCGATGGCGATCGGTCGGGCGACCGAGGTCGACGATCTGGGCGAAATCCCGGACAATTTCGAGATCCGGCCCTACTTCCCCCAGCCGGCGGTCCTGCGGCACGCCGACGTCTTCGTCTCGCACACCGGGATGAACTCCACGATGGAGGCGCTGGCTTCGGGTGTTCCGCTGGTCGCGGTGCCGCAGATGCCCGAGCAGCAGATGAACGCCCAGCAGGTCGACGACCTCGGCCTCGGCCGCCGGCTCGACACCGAAACCGTCACCGCCGAACAGCTCCGCGATGCGGTCACCGCGGTGGCCGACGATCCGCAGCTCCGCGCCCGGGTCGCCGACTTCGCCACCGACCTGGCCCGGGCCGGTGGGGCGACCGCGGCGGTGGACGCGATCGAGACCCACCTCTCGGTGCCAGCACCGGTCTGA
- a CDS encoding CsbD family protein encodes MAGAMDKAKGAAAEKIGQVKENLGSKTDNRDLQADGLQDQVKGKAQQAKGEAKDRIDDLENDHREAH; translated from the coding sequence ATGGCTGGAGCAATGGACAAGGCCAAGGGAGCTGCCGCCGAGAAGATCGGTCAGGTCAAGGAGAACCTCGGTTCCAAGACCGACAACCGGGACCTGCAGGCAGACGGTCTGCAGGATCAGGTCAAGGGCAAGGCGCAGCAGGCCAAGGGCGAGGCCAAGGATCGGATCGACGACCTCGAGAACGACCACCGAGAAGCTCACTGA